The following is a genomic window from Amycolatopsis cihanbeyliensis.
GCCGGCACCGAAGGAGCTGATCCCGGCGCGGCGCGGGGATCCGGAAGGCCGGGGCCAGTGCGCGAGCTCGCGCTGCACCTGGAACGGCGAGTTCGCCCAGTCCACGGCCGTACTGGGCGGGTCGGCGTGCAGCGAGGGCACCAGCTCCCGGTGCTGGAGTTGCAGCACCACCTTGCTCACCGCGGCGATTCCTGCCGCCGACTCCAGGTGGCCCACATTGGACTTGACCGAGCCGATCGCGCAGCCGACCGACTCGCCGCCGAGGCGGTCGAAGGCCTTGCGCAGCCCGGAGATCTCCACCGGGTCGCCGAGGGAGGTGCCGGTGCCGTGCGCCTCGAGGTAGCCGACGGTCGCCGGATCGGTGCCGGAGCGCCGGAAGGCGTCGACGACCAGCCGCGCCTGGCTCTCCGGGTTGGGCACCGAGAACCCGGCCGTCCGGCCGCCGTGCCCGGCGGCGCGGCCACGCACGACGGCGTACACCTGGTCCCCCTCGGCCAGCGCGTCGGCCAGCGGGCGCAGCAGCACCGCACCCACGCCCTCGCCGGGCACGTACCCGTCACCGCCGTCGCCGAAGGCCCGGCAGCGCCCGTCGGTGGACAGGAAGGAGGACTGGCCGAGCAGCAGGTACTTGTTGGGGTGCACGGTGAGGTTGACCCCGCCCGCCACGGCGGCGGTGCACTCCCCGTTGCGGATGCTGTCGCAGGCCTGGTGGATCGCGGTGAGCGAGGAGGAGCACATGGTGTCCACCGCCACGCTCGGCCCGCGCAGGTCGAAGAAGTAGGAGGCCCGGTTGGCGATGGCCGCGTTGAAGGAGGACGGCACCAGGCCGGGTTCCTCGCCGGGACGGCGCACGCCGTAGAGCTGGTACTGGCTGTACATCACGCCCACGTAGACGCCGACCGTCCGGCCGTGCCAGGACCCGGGGGCGTGCCCGGAGTCCTCGAAGGTGTGCCACACGGTCTGCAGGAACAGCCGTTCCTGCGGGTCGAGTACCGCCGCCTCCTTCGGCGAGATGTGGAACAGCAGCGGGTCGAACTCGTCGATGCCGTCCAGGAAACCGCCCCAGCGGCCGTAGGTGCTGCCGGGCCTGCCCCTTTCCGGGTGGAAGTGGGCGTCGTGGTCCCAGCGGTCCGCGGGCACCTCGGTGATGCAGTCCCTGCCCTGGCGCAGGTTCCGCCAGAACTCGGTCAGGTCCCCTGCCATCGGGTAGCGCCCGCTGATCCCGACGATGGCGATCGCGTCCCGCTCCGTGCCCTCCGATTCCGGTTCCGGTTCCCGGACCCGTGCCGGTGCGGGTTCGCCGAGCTCGGCGAGGATCCGCTGCCGGTCCCCGGCCAGCGCGAGCAGGTGACTCGCGGTGCCACCGAGCGCGCGGCGGAAGATGTCGACCCCGGTCCGCTCGTCCAGCGGGCGCAGCCCCATGGCCCGCATGGCGCGGTCGTCCACCGGCATGCCGCCGTCCCGCCAGGCCGGCCAGCCGATGGAGACCGCCTCCGGGCGGGTCTCGGCGAAGGCGTCGAGGAAGGCGTTGGCGCAGGCGTAGTCCGACTGCCCGGGGTTTCCCCAGGAGCCGGCGGTGGAGGAGCACAGCACGAAGAAGTCGAGCCGCTCCGCCGCGGTGGCCCGGTCCAGGTTGCGGGTACCGGTCACCTTGGGCGCCAGCACCGACGTGGCCTCGGCGGCGGTCTTGCCGACCAGGGTCCGGTCGGCGAGCACCCCGGCGGCGTGCACCAGCCCGTGCAGCCCGCCGAACCGCGAGCGGACGGTGGCGACAAGCTCCTCGACCTGGGCGAGGTCGGTGACATCGGCGCGCAGGTAGCACACCTCGGCGCCGAGTGCGGTCAGCTCCGCGACCCGCTCGTCCGTGCCGGAGTCCGGCTCGGATCGTCCACAGAGGACTACCGCGCGGGAACGCCCGGCGAGATGGCGGGCCAGCGCGAGGCCCACCCCGCCGAGACCGCCGGTGACCAGGTACACCCCATCCGGCCGCGGGTCCGCCGTCGCCTCGGGCTCGGGCACGGGGCGGGTGCGGCGCACCTGCCGCCGCCCGGCCAGGTAACGGACCTCGACATCGCCCTCGGCCGCGGTGGTGAGTTCGGCGAGCGCGGAGTCCACATCGGACTCGCCGAGCAGCACGAGCGAGGCGCGCAGCGCGGGATGTTCCCGGCGCAGGCCGGCGAACATGGCACCGAGCGCGGTGAGCGGGCCGCCGTCCCCGCCGGGTACGCAGCAGACCAGCCGGACGCGGGACCCGGCCCGTACCCGCTCGCCGAGGAACTCCAGCAAGGCGAGGTACTCCCGCTCCGGGTCCTCGGTCTCCGGGCACCACAGCACCCGCTCGGCGGCGGGATCGGTGCCGAACCGCCCGGCCCGCTCGCCCAGCCGCCCTGCGGGGTCCACCAGCAGCGGCGGGGCGCCGGGGACGGCCGCCGCGGGCAGTGGGGCCGGTTCCCACCGCCGCTGGAAGTACACCACCTCGGTGGGGGCCTCGTCCCCGTGCCCGGCCTGCTCCGGTGCCGCCGGTTCGGCGGCGGGCCGGGCCCCGGTGGCCCCCGCCTCGCGCAGGTAGCCCGCGAGCCCGGCGACGGTGTTGTACTCGAACAGCAGGGTCGGGTACAGCTCCAGCCCGAGCGCGCCCTCCAGCTCCTGCGCCACCTGGAGCAGGGCCATCGAGTCCAGCCCGAGTTCGTAGAACCCGCGGTCGTCGTCCAGTGCGTCCGGGGCGAGGTCCAGCTTCTCCGCGAGCAGCCCGCGCACCAGTGCCTCGAGCCCGGCCGCCCGGGGCGCCGGTTCCGCACCGGCGACCGGGGCGGCGGGTGCGCTCGCCCGCTCGGTGCCGGCCAGCCGGGTGATCGACTCGGCTTCCCGCACCCGCTTGGAGGTCAGTCCCCGCACCGAGATCAGGCCGCGGCCGTGCTCGTCGTAGAAGTCGAGGTCGCAGGTGTTCAGGTCGGCGTCCGCACCGGCGTAGCGCGGCGGGCGGACGTGCACGTGCGAGTACCGCCCGGTGCCGCCGTGCGCCCGGAAGGACTCGATGAACACCGGGATGTACGGTTTGCGCTCCCCTCGCGCGAGGTGGCCGAAGCGGCGCTCGAAGTGCCCGGCGAACTGGCTGGGCAGCAGGGTGGCCGCGTCCAGCGCGGCCGGGTGCAGCGGGAAGTGGTCCACGTACGCCGCGGCCCGCGGGCTCAGCTCGAGGTCCGCGAGCAGCTCGTCCGCGCCCACGTGCAGGGTGCCGCCGCTGCGCATGAACTCGCCGTGCACGATCCCCGCGGTGCGCACCGTCCCGTACAGCTGCGCCATGTCCACGGTCGTGCTCGCGGCGCGGCGCAGCGCGGGCAGGTCGAGCTCGCCCGGCACGCCGGGATCCCCCGGGGTCAGCAGCAGCTCGCAGACCAGTACCTGGCCGGCCTCGCCGGGAGCACCGGCATGCGGCACCGCCCGGGAGGTGGCCGTGATGTGGTACCGGCCGTCCCGCCAGGTGAAGGTGAACTCCAGCTCGGCGTCGAAGTCCTCCCCGGCGGCCACGGCCTGCTGGAACAGCACCTTGCGCAGCTCGACGCCGGTGGTGTCCACCCCCCGCGCCCGCAGGATGCGGAAGATCATGTCCAGGAAGGACACTCCGGGGAGGATGTTCGTCCCGTGCACCGTGTGGTCGCGCAGCACCGGATCGCTCGCGCGGACCAGTACCGAGCAGGTCAGCCCGTCCACAGTCACCTCCACCTCTAGAACCTCAGCTCGAAGAACGGCGTGGCCCCGTTGCCCTCCGGGGCCGCGGAGTCGTGCGCGGGCCGTGCCGGTCGTGGCGGTTGCGGCCACAGCCGGGTGCGCTGGAACCGGATCGGCCGCAGCGGCGCCCGGCGCGGCACGTACTCCCCGACGAGGGAAGGGTCGGCCTGGCGCACGACCAGGTGCGCGTTGGTGCCGCCGAAGCCGAAGGAGCTGACGCCCGCCCTGCGCACCCCGTCCCTTCCGGACCACTGCCGCGCCGCGCGTACCGGGAACAGCGGGGAGTCCGCGAACCGGAACCGCTGGTTGGTGGTCTCGCAGTGCAGGGTGGGCGGCAACTGGCCGTGCTCGACCGCGAGCACCGTCTTGATCAGCCCGGCGATCCCGGCCGCGCTGAGCAGGTGCCCGATGTTGGTCTTGACGCTGCCGACGCCGCAGAACCCGACCTGGTCGGTGGAGGCGCGGAACACCTCGGTGAGCGCCTTGAGCTCCATCGGGTCGCCGATCCTGGTGCCGG
Proteins encoded in this region:
- a CDS encoding SDR family NAD(P)-dependent oxidoreductase translates to MEVTVDGLTCSVLVRASDPVLRDHTVHGTNILPGVSFLDMIFRILRARGVDTTGVELRKVLFQQAVAAGEDFDAELEFTFTWRDGRYHITATSRAVPHAGAPGEAGQVLVCELLLTPGDPGVPGELDLPALRRAASTTVDMAQLYGTVRTAGIVHGEFMRSGGTLHVGADELLADLELSPRAAAYVDHFPLHPAALDAATLLPSQFAGHFERRFGHLARGERKPYIPVFIESFRAHGGTGRYSHVHVRPPRYAGADADLNTCDLDFYDEHGRGLISVRGLTSKRVREAESITRLAGTERASAPAAPVAGAEPAPRAAGLEALVRGLLAEKLDLAPDALDDDRGFYELGLDSMALLQVAQELEGALGLELYPTLLFEYNTVAGLAGYLREAGATGARPAAEPAAPEQAGHGDEAPTEVVYFQRRWEPAPLPAAAVPGAPPLLVDPAGRLGERAGRFGTDPAAERVLWCPETEDPEREYLALLEFLGERVRAGSRVRLVCCVPGGDGGPLTALGAMFAGLRREHPALRASLVLLGESDVDSALAELTTAAEGDVEVRYLAGRRQVRRTRPVPEPEATADPRPDGVYLVTGGLGGVGLALARHLAGRSRAVVLCGRSEPDSGTDERVAELTALGAEVCYLRADVTDLAQVEELVATVRSRFGGLHGLVHAAGVLADRTLVGKTAAEATSVLAPKVTGTRNLDRATAAERLDFFVLCSSTAGSWGNPGQSDYACANAFLDAFAETRPEAVSIGWPAWRDGGMPVDDRAMRAMGLRPLDERTGVDIFRRALGGTASHLLALAGDRQRILAELGEPAPARVREPEPESEGTERDAIAIVGISGRYPMAGDLTEFWRNLRQGRDCITEVPADRWDHDAHFHPERGRPGSTYGRWGGFLDGIDEFDPLLFHISPKEAAVLDPQERLFLQTVWHTFEDSGHAPGSWHGRTVGVYVGVMYSQYQLYGVRRPGEEPGLVPSSFNAAIANRASYFFDLRGPSVAVDTMCSSSLTAIHQACDSIRNGECTAAVAGGVNLTVHPNKYLLLGQSSFLSTDGRCRAFGDGGDGYVPGEGVGAVLLRPLADALAEGDQVYAVVRGRAAGHGGRTAGFSVPNPESQARLVVDAFRRSGTDPATVGYLEAHGTGTSLGDPVEISGLRKAFDRLGGESVGCAIGSVKSNVGHLESAAGIAAVSKVVLQLQHRELVPSLHADPPSTAVDWANSPFQVQRELAHWPRPSGSPRRAGISSFGAGGANVHLILEEYPAPEPATEPAPGQRVFVFSAKTEPRLHELLHRMVGFLRSAGEEPAPPERVRERLAGLLGELLGVLPDADGEAESLAGLGLDYPQLLALGEAIEREFGIRLPPGELTGESTVDSLAAGLAGQDGSGTRRIDPDALAFTLWAGRDALEERLAVRAGGVAELVELLTRHLAGENPDGTYRGTATRAGAQDEDRVRAWVRGAEVDLGDLAGAARPRRISLPGYPFDRVSCWVDEPAPRAGEGTAGGAAPIAVPEGYLCPAELSVESHPWLAEHVLGGQVLVPGTAFLGLACQAGAAIGTPRLAELVLPAPLALPAGDGVRVRTLVATADRQGHRQVTILARPRGAGEERPWTTHATGTLVPAGPAPEPGDQGHWPPPGAEPVDLACLYDRLAAAGTQYGPAFQGLRAAWREGGTVYAEVESPAAASPDPEFAVPPALLDAALHPVALGGFLTDDQRPHLPFAWTGVSVRGPVTGAVRVRLTPAGPDAVGLLVTDRVGRELLTADALALRPRPSTPAAVPEHLLRPEWTPLPRQAEAGLPAECAVLGTDPAGAVAALPAAGVTVAHHPDLAALARAEKVPDLVLVTPETTAGNPVAAAHRHGGQALRLVRDWLAERRFDHARLVLLTGRGEPDPAQAAVAGLWRSALLENPGRFGLVELEPGATALPAALGSGAERAAVRGQEVLVPELTPAPGPAAPRWSPDPAGTVLVTGATGALGRMLARHLVTEYGVRNLLLTSRRGQDAPGAAELEAELTGLGARVGTRACDLADPGAVRDLLATVPGGHPLTAVLHCAGTLDDGVLTALDQRRLDTVLRPKADAAWNLHEQTADLPLSAFVLFSSATGTLGGAGQGNYAAANAFLDALARHRRAAGLPALSLAWGPWTGGMAGELAAADRERLARAGVEPLSPAEGLALFDAACGREEPVLVPIKLSHRSAPRQHTEPAEPAPSIPDPASLDEPRRRQVLDELVRGQAAEVLGYPGARSIEPHREFQELGFDSLSALDFRNRLDTALGCHLSATLIFDYPTPALLVEHLTGEFGDGATGTGEWLTAASDDEVFAFIDNELGVR